From Pseudomonas sp. stari2, a single genomic window includes:
- a CDS encoding TolC family outer membrane protein — MLRKLSLAVAVSCASNAMVWAAEAPLSTKTDLVSVYQEAVDNNADLAAARAQYGAQKEVVPQARAGLLPNLSGGAETAAVRTSIDQPSAIANRSAHSYQATLAQPLFRADRWFQYQAAKDVNEQAALQLSATEQNLILQSAESYFNVLRSQDNLASTKAEEAAFKRQLDQSNERFDVGLSDKTDVLQSQASYDTARANRIVAQRQVDDAFEALITLTNRQYNSIQGIVHTLPILPPAPNDAKAWVDTAAKQNLNLLASNFAVSSAEQTLKQRKAGHLPTLDAVAKYEKGDNDALGFSNPSAFGTPYHGNVEQSTVGLQLNIPIYSGGLTSSQVRQSYAQLDQSEQQRESLRRQIVENTRNLHRAVNTDVEQVQARRQSIISNQSAVEATEIGYQVGTRNIVDVLDAQRQLYTSVRNYNNTRYDYILDNLRLKQAAGTLNPGDLQDLTRYLKADYNPDKDFLPPDLAKAAEAQLKARP; from the coding sequence ATGCTGCGCAAACTCTCACTGGCTGTTGCCGTGTCTTGTGCGTCCAACGCAATGGTCTGGGCAGCAGAAGCGCCCTTGTCGACCAAGACCGATCTGGTCAGCGTCTATCAGGAAGCGGTCGACAACAACGCCGATCTGGCCGCCGCCCGCGCCCAGTACGGTGCCCAGAAAGAAGTCGTGCCACAGGCCCGCGCCGGGCTGCTGCCGAACCTCTCCGGCGGTGCCGAAACCGCCGCCGTGCGCACCTCGATCGACCAGCCCTCGGCCATCGCCAACCGCAGCGCGCACTCCTATCAGGCGACGCTGGCGCAGCCGCTGTTCCGCGCCGATCGCTGGTTCCAGTACCAGGCTGCCAAGGACGTCAACGAGCAGGCCGCGCTGCAACTCTCGGCCACCGAGCAGAACCTGATCCTGCAATCGGCCGAAAGCTATTTCAACGTGCTGCGCAGCCAGGACAACCTGGCCTCGACCAAGGCTGAAGAAGCGGCGTTCAAGCGCCAGCTCGACCAGTCCAACGAGCGCTTCGACGTGGGCCTGTCGGACAAGACAGACGTGCTGCAATCGCAAGCCAGTTACGACACCGCCCGGGCCAACCGGATCGTTGCCCAGCGTCAGGTCGATGATGCGTTCGAAGCGCTGATCACCCTGACCAACCGCCAGTACAACTCGATTCAGGGCATTGTCCACACCCTGCCGATCCTGCCGCCGGCGCCGAACGACGCCAAGGCCTGGGTCGATACTGCCGCGAAACAGAACCTCAATCTGCTGGCCAGCAACTTTGCGGTGAGTTCCGCCGAACAGACCTTGAAACAGCGCAAGGCCGGCCACCTGCCGACCCTCGACGCCGTGGCCAAATACGAAAAAGGCGACAACGACGCTCTCGGCTTCTCCAACCCGAGCGCCTTCGGCACGCCGTATCACGGCAACGTCGAACAGAGCACCGTGGGCCTGCAACTGAACATCCCGATCTACAGCGGCGGGCTGACCAGCTCCCAGGTGCGCCAGTCTTACGCGCAACTGGATCAGAGCGAGCAGCAGCGCGAAAGCCTGCGCCGGCAGATCGTGGAAAACACCCGCAACCTGCACCGCGCGGTGAACACCGACGTCGAACAGGTGCAGGCGCGCCGGCAGTCGATCATCTCCAACCAGAGCGCGGTGGAAGCCACGGAAATCGGTTATCAGGTAGGTACGCGCAACATCGTCGACGTGCTCGACGCCCAGCGTCAGCTCTACACCTCGGTGCGCAACTACAACAACACCCGCTACGACTACATCCTCGACAATCTGCGCCTGAAGCAGGCGGCGGGGACGTTGAACCCGGGTGACCTGCAGGACCTGACCCGTTATCTGAAAGCCGACTACAACCCGGACAAGGACTTCCTGCCGCCGGATCTGGCCAAGGCCGCCGAAGCCCAGCTCAAGGCCCGGCCTTAA
- the thiC gene encoding phosphomethylpyrimidine synthase ThiC, whose protein sequence is MTTKSKNAINLSDSAKVDEQSVQPFTRSQKVYVQGSRPDIRVPMREITLDVTPTDFGGEINAPVTVYDTSGPYTDPNVVIDVRKGLGDVRSAWIEDRGDTERLPGLSSNFGQERLADPELTKLRFAHVNNPRRAKAGANVSQMHYARQGIITAEMEYVAIRENMKLQEARAAGLLNQQHAGHSFGASIPKEITPEFVREEIARGRAIIPANINHVELEPMIIGRNFLVKINGNIGNSALGSSIEEEVAKLTWGIRWGSDTVMDLSTGKHIHETREWIIRNSPVPIGTVPIYQALEKVNGVAEDLTWELFRDTLIEQAEQGVDYFTIHAGVLLRYVPLTAKRVTGIVSRGGSIMAKWCLAHHKENFLYTHFDEICEIMKAYDVSFSLGDGLRPGSIADANDEAQFGELETLGELTKIAWKHDVQCMIEGPGHVPMQLIKENMDKQLECCDEAPFYTLGPLTTDIAPGYDHITSGIGAAMIGWFGCAMLCYVTPKEHLGLPNKDDVKTGIITYKIAAHAADLAKGHPGAQIRDNALSKARFEFRWEDQFNLGLDPDTARSYHDETLPKDSAKVAHFCSMCGPKFCSMKITQEVREYAANQRIDAVDVDVAQGLAEQAERFRKEGSQLYKKV, encoded by the coding sequence ATGACTACAAAATCTAAAAACGCGATCAACCTGAGTGACTCGGCCAAGGTCGACGAGCAGTCGGTTCAACCGTTCACCCGTTCGCAAAAAGTCTACGTTCAGGGCTCCCGCCCGGACATCCGCGTGCCGATGCGCGAAATCACCCTCGATGTGACCCCGACCGACTTCGGCGGCGAAATCAACGCGCCCGTTACCGTCTACGACACCTCAGGCCCGTACACCGATCCGAACGTGGTGATCGACGTACGCAAAGGTCTGGGCGATGTGCGTTCGGCGTGGATCGAAGACCGTGGCGACACCGAGCGTCTGCCAGGCCTGAGTTCGAATTTCGGTCAGGAACGCTTGGCCGATCCAGAGCTGACCAAGCTGCGCTTCGCCCACGTCAACAACCCGCGCCGCGCCAAGGCCGGGGCCAATGTCAGCCAGATGCACTACGCCCGCCAAGGCATCATCACCGCCGAGATGGAATACGTCGCCATCCGCGAAAACATGAAGCTGCAAGAGGCCCGGGCTGCCGGCCTGCTGAACCAGCAACACGCCGGCCACAGTTTTGGCGCGAGCATCCCGAAAGAAATCACTCCTGAATTCGTGCGTGAAGAAATCGCCCGTGGCCGCGCGATCATCCCGGCCAACATCAACCACGTCGAACTGGAACCGATGATCATCGGCCGCAATTTCCTGGTGAAGATCAACGGCAACATCGGCAACAGTGCGCTGGGTTCGTCCATCGAAGAAGAAGTGGCGAAACTGACCTGGGGCATTCGCTGGGGTTCGGACACTGTCATGGACTTGTCCACCGGCAAGCACATTCACGAAACCCGCGAGTGGATCATCCGTAACTCGCCAGTGCCGATCGGCACCGTGCCGATTTATCAGGCACTGGAAAAAGTTAACGGCGTCGCTGAAGACCTGACCTGGGAGCTGTTCCGCGACACGCTGATCGAACAGGCGGAGCAGGGCGTCGACTACTTCACCATCCACGCCGGCGTGCTGCTTCGCTACGTGCCGCTGACCGCCAAGCGCGTGACCGGCATCGTTTCCCGTGGTGGTTCGATCATGGCCAAGTGGTGCCTGGCGCACCACAAAGAGAACTTCCTCTATACCCACTTCGACGAAATCTGCGAAATCATGAAGGCCTACGACGTCAGCTTTTCGCTGGGCGACGGCCTGCGTCCGGGCTCGATTGCCGACGCCAACGACGAAGCGCAATTCGGCGAACTGGAAACCCTCGGCGAGCTGACCAAGATCGCCTGGAAGCACGACGTGCAGTGCATGATCGAAGGCCCGGGCCACGTGCCGATGCAGTTGATCAAAGAGAACATGGACAAGCAGCTGGAGTGCTGCGACGAGGCGCCGTTCTACACCCTCGGCCCGCTGACCACCGACATCGCACCGGGTTATGACCACATCACCTCGGGTATCGGTGCGGCGATGATCGGCTGGTTCGGTTGCGCGATGCTCTGCTACGTGACGCCGAAGGAACACCTGGGCCTGCCCAACAAGGATGACGTGAAGACCGGGATCATCACCTACAAGATCGCCGCCCACGCAGCGGACCTGGCCAAGGGGCATCCCGGCGCACAGATCCGCGACAACGCCTTGAGCAAGGCGCGGTTCGAATTCCGTTGGGAAGACCAGTTCAACCTCGGTCTGGACCCGGACACCGCCCGTTCGTATCACGATGAAACCCTGCCGAAGGACTCGGCGAAGGTCGCGCATTTCTGTTCGATGTGCGGGCCGAAATTCTGCTCGATGAAGATCACTCAGGAAGTCCGCGAATACGCGGCCAACCAGCGGATTGACGCGGTCGACGTGGACGTCGCCCAGGGTCTGGCGGAACAGGCCGAGCGGTTCAGGAAGGAAGGCAGTCAGCTGTACAAGAAGGTTTGA
- the cytX gene encoding putative hydroxymethylpyrimidine transporter CytX: MSIQPGTYSPDLAVPADKRVFGGRDLFSLWFSLGIGLMVLQTGALLAPGLGLSGSLLAIFLGTLVGVLLLAAVGVIGSDTGLSSMAALKLSLGRQGASLPALLNLLQLIGWGAFEIIVMRDAASLLGTRAFSEGSLWASPMLWTLCFGALATLLAVSGPLTFVRKILRKWGIWLILAACIWLTWNLFAKADLSALWAQAGDGSMPFAVGFDIAIAMPLSWLPLIADYSRFGKKAKNVFGGTATGFFIGNFWLMSLGVAYTLAFAPSGEVNALLLALAGAGLGIPLLLILLDESENAFADIHSAAVSSGILLRLKVEHLALAIGVICTLIALLAPLAQYQNFLLLIGSVFAPLFGVVLVEHFILRKRSGQVASAALRWPALLAWLGGISTYHLLANLYPDVGATLPALVLAGLLQLVLGRAFSYGRETARA; this comes from the coding sequence TTGAGCATTCAACCCGGTACTTATTCTCCCGACCTCGCCGTGCCCGCCGACAAGCGTGTATTCGGCGGTCGTGATCTGTTTTCCCTGTGGTTTTCCCTCGGCATCGGCCTGATGGTTTTGCAGACCGGTGCATTGCTGGCGCCGGGGCTGGGCCTGTCGGGATCACTGCTGGCGATCTTCCTCGGCACCCTGGTCGGCGTCCTGCTGTTGGCCGCTGTTGGCGTGATCGGCAGTGACACCGGCCTGTCGTCGATGGCCGCGCTGAAACTCAGCCTCGGCCGCCAGGGCGCGAGCTTGCCGGCGCTGCTCAACCTGCTGCAACTGATCGGTTGGGGGGCGTTCGAAATCATCGTCATGCGCGACGCCGCCAGCCTGCTCGGCACCCGCGCGTTCAGCGAAGGTTCGCTGTGGGCCAGCCCGATGTTGTGGACGTTGTGCTTCGGTGCACTGGCGACGCTGCTCGCCGTCAGCGGTCCGCTGACATTCGTGCGCAAGATCCTGCGCAAATGGGGCATCTGGTTGATTTTGGCCGCGTGCATCTGGCTGACCTGGAACCTGTTCGCCAAGGCTGATCTGAGCGCCTTGTGGGCACAGGCCGGGGATGGTTCGATGCCGTTCGCCGTGGGCTTCGACATTGCCATCGCGATGCCGCTGTCGTGGCTGCCGCTTATTGCCGACTACTCGCGTTTCGGCAAGAAGGCGAAGAATGTGTTCGGCGGTACGGCGACCGGTTTTTTCATCGGCAACTTCTGGCTGATGAGCCTGGGGGTCGCCTATACCCTGGCCTTCGCGCCGAGCGGTGAAGTCAACGCGCTGCTGCTGGCACTGGCCGGTGCAGGCCTCGGGATTCCGCTGTTGCTGATTCTGCTGGACGAGTCGGAAAACGCCTTTGCCGACATTCACTCGGCGGCGGTGTCCAGCGGGATTCTGCTACGTCTGAAAGTCGAGCATCTGGCCTTGGCCATCGGTGTGATCTGCACCCTGATCGCGCTGCTCGCGCCTTTGGCGCAGTACCAGAATTTCCTGCTGCTGATCGGCTCGGTGTTCGCGCCGCTGTTCGGCGTGGTGCTGGTGGAACACTTCATCCTGCGCAAGCGCAGTGGCCAGGTCGCTTCGGCCGCATTGCGCTGGCCGGCGCTGTTGGCCTGGCTGGGTGGCATCAGCACTTACCACCTGCTGGCCAACCTGTATCCGGATGTCGGCGCAACCCTGCCGGCGCTGGTCCTGGCAGGGTTGCTGCAACTCGTGCTGGGCCGGGCCTTCAGTTACGGCCGGGAAACAGCTCGGGCTTGA
- a CDS encoding RsiV family protein produces the protein MSLFKIASVAAIALTLGACASLFQPNYRTPLEATRDASETLKPGCSNPDCPLVNIDTLHFPAEPALDGIIEKRLLQFTRTEPNAPVAPTLAAYREQFLRTAGPRNSSYLQAKVREQHDGLVIVEVSSYLDTGGAHGTPGRGFINYSRQQHKVLSLSDMLVPGQEEAFWKAAQVAHNSWLISTKLDQEPEYVKNWPFVKTPHVALTYGGVILKYDVTTIAPYALGHVELKIPYPRLNGIIKPELFPGRN, from the coding sequence ATGTCGCTTTTCAAAATCGCCTCCGTGGCGGCCATCGCCCTGACCCTGGGCGCCTGCGCCAGCCTGTTCCAGCCCAACTACCGCACGCCGCTGGAAGCCACCCGCGACGCCTCGGAAACCCTGAAACCCGGTTGCTCCAACCCGGACTGCCCGCTGGTGAACATCGACACCCTGCACTTCCCGGCCGAGCCTGCGCTGGACGGCATCATCGAAAAACGCCTGCTGCAATTCACCCGCACCGAGCCGAACGCACCGGTGGCGCCAACCCTGGCGGCCTATCGCGAGCAGTTCCTGCGCACGGCCGGCCCGCGCAACAGCAGCTATTTGCAGGCGAAAGTACGCGAGCAGCATGACGGTCTGGTGATTGTCGAAGTGTCGAGCTACCTGGACACCGGCGGCGCCCATGGTACGCCGGGCCGTGGTTTCATCAACTATTCGCGCCAGCAGCACAAAGTGCTGAGCCTGTCGGACATGTTGGTGCCGGGGCAGGAGGAAGCGTTCTGGAAGGCTGCGCAAGTGGCGCATAACAGCTGGCTGATCAGCACCAAGCTCGATCAGGAACCGGAATATGTGAAGAACTGGCCGTTCGTCAAAACCCCGCACGTGGCGCTGACTTACGGCGGCGTGATCCTCAAGTACGACGTGACCACCATCGCGCCTTATGCGCTGGGCCACGTCGAACTGAAGATCCCTTACCCGCGCCTGAACGGTATCATCAAGCCCGAGCTGTTTCCCGGCCGTAACTGA
- a CDS encoding NUDIX domain-containing protein, which translates to MTDLAKATPAAIDIVRREQCYKGFYKLDRVHLRHELFAGGMSREIDREVFVRHDAVCLLPYDPQRDEVVLIEQFRVGAMGKTANPWLVELVAGLIDKEEVPEEVARREAQEEAGLDIKALWPMMQYFPSPGGSNEFVHLYLGRCSTEGVGGLHGLEEEAEDIRVTVWAFEDALQAVRDGRIANAPGIIALQWLALNRAEVRGLWS; encoded by the coding sequence ATGACCGATCTTGCCAAAGCCACTCCCGCCGCCATCGATATCGTGCGCCGCGAACAATGCTACAAGGGCTTCTACAAGCTCGACCGTGTGCATTTGCGCCATGAATTGTTCGCGGGTGGCATGAGCCGCGAAATCGACCGTGAAGTGTTCGTGCGACACGACGCCGTGTGCCTGCTGCCTTACGATCCGCAGCGCGATGAAGTGGTGCTGATCGAGCAGTTTCGCGTCGGCGCCATGGGCAAGACCGCCAATCCCTGGCTGGTCGAGCTGGTCGCCGGTCTGATCGACAAGGAAGAGGTGCCGGAAGAAGTTGCTCGCCGCGAAGCGCAGGAGGAAGCTGGACTCGACATCAAGGCGTTGTGGCCGATGATGCAATATTTCCCGTCGCCGGGGGGCAGCAACGAGTTCGTGCATTTGTATCTGGGGCGTTGCAGCACCGAAGGCGTTGGCGGCCTGCATGGGCTGGAGGAAGAGGCAGAAGATATCCGCGTCACGGTCTGGGCATTCGAGGATGCGCTGCAGGCCGTACGCGACGGTCGGATTGCCAATGCACCGGGCATCATTGCCTTGCAGTGGCTGGCGCTCAATCGCGCCGAAGTGAGGGGGCTATGGTCGTAA